In one Vanessa tameamea isolate UH-Manoa-2023 chromosome 10, ilVanTame1 primary haplotype, whole genome shotgun sequence genomic region, the following are encoded:
- the LOC113404671 gene encoding uncharacterized protein LOC113404671 isoform X1 → MSNFNKEVTVNCVKTLVDNNRCVTCDLLNGSIIRYPCGHFVCNNCAITAEYCIRCLSPPTTSTNCIDVPFGQRIEHVSHLLTTFQDLFNLDVYKSLRLSEQLKLEKEIFPKCIQAPSKYCNKRKSTKYIINDKENSKLPFLAGECISNVLNMENTVDYVKQWLQNNESTSKKSSNLPRKPFADLNVNGQSVAKDSSLVKNKDERVTNRKRTHIKIMDKNSKKKLRLIPKNKNKELTTRPRSFRNNENTYLQRSKCDNDESGIVVDEESIVIDNTQEECVDKDKLAIIAVQEAEKLNSCVFTNSGQSLNKITLTKPAILTKQTLFETGFSKIPFYKKSLLHKICNECTNDKNTINNPDTPKSVTVIINNDNFITTIKCSQCPVRNIESNKQSVQIQTNMNIERTDSNTSTIGPPSKVNIETQSYNEKISPLENIKHADFVDNDKETDEKDENISKIIRDTVNVLPPKRKCLIIEDSDTDSDIYENVCTLEATAEVHKEMYNNFGILSSMEAHEYVNRMKPVARGHTPLSTDSSDKENYDPNRIKRQKFGKKKNNKKY, encoded by the exons atgagtaattttaataaagaagttACGGTTAATTGCGTAAAAACTTTAGTTGATAATAATCGATGTGTTACTTG CGACCTATTGAATGGATCTATCATAAGATATCCGTGTGGGCATTTCGTCTGTAATAACTGTGCCATAACCGCCGAATATTGTATACGTTGCCTTTCACCACCTACCACTTCGACTAATTGTATCGATGTGCCTTTCGGGCAACGCATCGAACATGTTTCACATCTTTTAACTACATTTCAAGATTTATTCAACCTCGAtg tttacaAAAGTCTTAGACTTTCGGAACAATTAAAGTtggaaaaagaaatatttccaaaatgtATACAAGCACcttcaaaatattgtaacaagaggaaaagtacaaaatatataataaatgataaagaaaATTCTAAATTGCCATTTCTAGCTGGTGAATGTATAtctaatgtattaaatatggaAAATACTGTAGATTATGTTAAGCAGTGGCTGCAAAACAATGAATCAACCTCAAAGAAGTCCAGTAATCTACCTCGTAAACCATTTGCTGATTTAAATGTTAATGGTCAAAGTGTTGCTAAAGATTCTAGCTTAGTTAAAAACAAAGATGAAAGAGTTACAAATAGAAAGAGAactcatataaaaattatggataagaatagtaaaaaaaaattgaggcttatacctaaaaataaaaataaagagttaACTACAAGGCCTCGATCCTTTAGAAATAATGAAAACACTTATTTGCAAAGAAGTAAATGTGACAATGATGAAAGTGGAATTGTTGTTGATGAGGAATCTATTGTTATAGATAATACTCAAGAAGAATGTGTTGACAAAGATAAACTAGCTATAATTGCTGTACAAGAGGCTGAAAAATTAAACTCCTGCGTTTTTACCAATTCTGGTCAATCACTCAATAAAATCACATTAACAAAACCCGCTATACttacaaaacaaacattatttgaaACAGGCTTTTCCAAAATaccattttacaaaaaaagctTACTACATAAGATCTGTAATGAATGcacaaatgataaaaatacaataaataatcctGATACTCCAAAAAGTGTgacagttataattaataatgacaaCTTCATAACCACCATAAAATGTTCACAatgccctgtaagaaatatagaaTCAAATAAACAGTCAGTCCAAATACAGACTAATATGAATATAGAGAGAACAGACTCCAATACCTCCACAATAGGACCCCCCTCTAAAGTCAACATTGAAACTCAaagttataatgaaaaaatatcacCTCTGGAGAATATAAAACATGCTGATTTTGTTGATAATGATAAAGAAACAGATGAAAAggatgaaaatatttcaaaaattataaggGACACTGTTAATGTATTACCtccaaaaagaaaatgtttgatAATAGAGGATTCAGACACAGACAGtgatatttatgaaaatgtttgcACTCTTGAAGCCACTGCAGAAGTTCATAAAGAaatgtataa CAATTTCGGTATACTGTCTTCAATGGAAGCTCACGAGTATGTCAACAGAATGAAGCCTGTAGCACGTGGACATACCCCACTTAGTACTGATTCATCTGACAAAGAAAATTATGATCCAAACAGAATTAAAAGGCAAAAATTTgggaaaaagaaaaacaacaagaaatattag
- the LOC113404671 gene encoding uncharacterized protein LOC113404671 isoform X2 codes for MSNFNKEVTVNCVKTLVDNNRCVTCDLLNGSIIRYPCGHFVCNNCAITAEYCIRCLSPPTTSTNCIDVPFGQRIEHVSHLLTTFQDLFNLDVYKSLRLSEQLKLEKEIFPKCIQAPSKYCNKRKSTKYIINDKENSKLPFLAGECISNVLNMENTVDYVKQWLQNNESTSKKSSNLPRKPFADLNVNGQSVAKDSSLVKNKDERVTNRKRTHIKIMDKNSKKKLRLIPKNKNKELTTRPRSFRNNENTYLQRSKCDNDESGIVVDEESIVIDNTQEECVDKDKLAIIAVQEAEKLNSCVFTNSGQSLNKITLTKPAILTKQTLFETGFSKIPFYKKSLLHKICNECTNDKNTINNPDTPKSVTVIINNDNFITTIKCSQCPVRNIESNKQSVQIQTNMNIERTDSNTSTIGPPSKVNIETQSYNEKISPLENIKHADFVDNDKETDEKDENISKIIRDTVNVLPPKRKCLIIEDSDTDSDIYENVCTLEATAEVHKEINFGILSSMEAHEYVNRMKPVARGHTPLSTDSSDKENYDPNRIKRQKFGKKKNNKKY; via the exons atgagtaattttaataaagaagttACGGTTAATTGCGTAAAAACTTTAGTTGATAATAATCGATGTGTTACTTG CGACCTATTGAATGGATCTATCATAAGATATCCGTGTGGGCATTTCGTCTGTAATAACTGTGCCATAACCGCCGAATATTGTATACGTTGCCTTTCACCACCTACCACTTCGACTAATTGTATCGATGTGCCTTTCGGGCAACGCATCGAACATGTTTCACATCTTTTAACTACATTTCAAGATTTATTCAACCTCGAtg tttacaAAAGTCTTAGACTTTCGGAACAATTAAAGTtggaaaaagaaatatttccaaaatgtATACAAGCACcttcaaaatattgtaacaagaggaaaagtacaaaatatataataaatgataaagaaaATTCTAAATTGCCATTTCTAGCTGGTGAATGTATAtctaatgtattaaatatggaAAATACTGTAGATTATGTTAAGCAGTGGCTGCAAAACAATGAATCAACCTCAAAGAAGTCCAGTAATCTACCTCGTAAACCATTTGCTGATTTAAATGTTAATGGTCAAAGTGTTGCTAAAGATTCTAGCTTAGTTAAAAACAAAGATGAAAGAGTTACAAATAGAAAGAGAactcatataaaaattatggataagaatagtaaaaaaaaattgaggcttatacctaaaaataaaaataaagagttaACTACAAGGCCTCGATCCTTTAGAAATAATGAAAACACTTATTTGCAAAGAAGTAAATGTGACAATGATGAAAGTGGAATTGTTGTTGATGAGGAATCTATTGTTATAGATAATACTCAAGAAGAATGTGTTGACAAAGATAAACTAGCTATAATTGCTGTACAAGAGGCTGAAAAATTAAACTCCTGCGTTTTTACCAATTCTGGTCAATCACTCAATAAAATCACATTAACAAAACCCGCTATACttacaaaacaaacattatttgaaACAGGCTTTTCCAAAATaccattttacaaaaaaagctTACTACATAAGATCTGTAATGAATGcacaaatgataaaaatacaataaataatcctGATACTCCAAAAAGTGTgacagttataattaataatgacaaCTTCATAACCACCATAAAATGTTCACAatgccctgtaagaaatatagaaTCAAATAAACAGTCAGTCCAAATACAGACTAATATGAATATAGAGAGAACAGACTCCAATACCTCCACAATAGGACCCCCCTCTAAAGTCAACATTGAAACTCAaagttataatgaaaaaatatcacCTCTGGAGAATATAAAACATGCTGATTTTGTTGATAATGATAAAGAAACAGATGAAAAggatgaaaatatttcaaaaattataaggGACACTGTTAATGTATTACCtccaaaaagaaaatgtttgatAATAGAGGATTCAGACACAGACAGtgatatttatgaaaatgtttgcACTCTTGAAGCCACTGCAGAAGTTCATAAAGAaat CAATTTCGGTATACTGTCTTCAATGGAAGCTCACGAGTATGTCAACAGAATGAAGCCTGTAGCACGTGGACATACCCCACTTAGTACTGATTCATCTGACAAAGAAAATTATGATCCAAACAGAATTAAAAGGCAAAAATTTgggaaaaagaaaaacaacaagaaatattag